A stretch of the Vidua chalybeata isolate OUT-0048 chromosome Z, bVidCha1 merged haplotype, whole genome shotgun sequence genome encodes the following:
- the CARTPT gene encoding cocaine- and amphetamine-regulated transcript protein, with the protein MESSRALALCAVAAALLLSARGHESTPPRRVRDLGPPGGGGASREKELIEALQEVLEKLKSKRGPQYEKKFGQVPMCDAGEQCAVRKGARIGKLCDCPRGTSCNSFLLKCL; encoded by the exons ATGGAGAGCAGCCGGGCACTGGCGCTGTGCGCCGTGGCGGCCGCGCTGCTGCTGAGCGCCCGCGGACACGAATCGACCCCGCCGCGCCGCGTGCGCGACCTGGGACCGCCCGGTGGCGGAGGCGCCTCCCGGGAGAAGGAGCTG ATCGAGGCgctgcaggaggtgctggagaaGCTCAAGAGCAAGAGGGGACCGCAGTACGAGAAGAAGTTCGGGCAGGTGCCCATG TGCGACGCCGGGGAGCAGTGCGCCGTGAGGAAGGGGGCTCGCATCGGGAAGCTCTGCGACTGCCCCCGGGGGACGTCGTGCAATTCCTTCCTCCTCAAGTGCCTGTAA